AGTTTGAAACCACCACCATAATTTGACAAAATCAATAGCGGAAGTCAAAAGACGCCTTTTGCCAAATTTACTTTTCCCAGAGTACCGAGGATGCCAGGGAGTAGCAACTTCTGTGATGCGATACTTCTGCGCTGCCAGTACTGCCAATAAGTAGCGATGGGTGATTTTTTCAACGGGTAAACTAGACAATAAATCCCGACGGACTAATTTGATCCAGTTCATATCGTGGATTTTTAAACCAAAGAGCAAACGGCAGGATAAGTTGGCGAATTTAGAAGCGAAAATTTTGCCGTCGCCACGCTTTTGTCTCCAACCTGCAACTCCATCTACTCCCGGAACACAGGCTTCTACCAGTAATGGTAAATCAGTGCGAGGGTCAGACTCTAAATCTGCTTGTCCCCAAAAGACCCAATCTGTTTTGACATGCTCTAAAGCTGTCTTCCAGACTCCGGTTACACCTCGCCGTTGTGGATGACGAATCACTTTTAAAAAGTCATATTCCTGTCTGAGATCAGCGAGAATTTCGGGGCTACTATCTGTACTACCATCGTCAATCAGGAGTACTGGCAAAGTGAAGCCAAGATTCTGGAAAGTTTCCTCCAGGTTAAGCAGGAGCTTTTTCAGATTGCCTTCTTCGTTCAGAGCTGGGATGACTACTGTAATGGAACGACTTTGAGATGGGGGTAGAAGAAGCGAAAAATTTGAGGTTTTTTCCCCAATGACACCACTTTTATTCAACAACCTTGATTGGCTCAAAGTTGGGTGGATATTGGTCTGGATATTTTGCATTGC
The sequence above is a segment of the Mastigocladopsis repens PCC 10914 genome. Coding sequences within it:
- a CDS encoding glycosyltransferase family 2 protein — its product is MQNIQTNIHPTLSQSRLLNKSGVIGEKTSNFSLLLPPSQSRSITVVIPALNEEGNLKKLLLNLEETFQNLGFTLPVLLIDDGSTDSSPEILADLRQEYDFLKVIRHPQRRGVTGVWKTALEHVKTDWVFWGQADLESDPRTDLPLLVEACVPGVDGVAGWRQKRGDGKIFASKFANLSCRLLFGLKIHDMNWIKLVRRDLLSSLPVEKITHRYLLAVLAAQKYRITEVATPWHPRYSGKSKFGKRRLLTSAIDFVKLWWWFQTEGCLINRRSEEQMNLATSYDVGVIR